Proteins encoded together in one Flavobacteriales bacterium window:
- a CDS encoding shikimate kinase, whose protein sequence is MRLVLTGPMCAGKSHVGRALAERLQVPFTDLDRLAEQRIGGAIAPFFAREGEHAFRQLERELLLEWLSAGGPGVLATGGGSLIDPRNMEATRRAATVVMLSVGEDELVRRVLRAGRDRPLYLGLDEDGVRQRTRELLHERAPHYAQATVTVDAEAPVEEVVRRIIIAVGAAQER, encoded by the coding sequence ATGCGTCTCGTGCTCACCGGTCCGATGTGCGCGGGCAAGAGCCACGTGGGCCGGGCCCTGGCCGAACGCCTGCAGGTCCCGTTCACCGACCTCGACCGGCTGGCCGAGCAACGGATCGGCGGGGCCATCGCACCGTTCTTCGCCCGTGAAGGGGAGCACGCCTTCAGGCAGCTGGAGCGCGAGCTGTTGCTCGAATGGTTGAGCGCCGGCGGCCCGGGCGTGCTGGCCACCGGAGGCGGTTCGCTGATCGATCCGCGGAACATGGAAGCCACACGGCGTGCGGCGACCGTCGTGATGCTCTCCGTGGGGGAGGATGAGCTGGTGCGCCGCGTCCTGCGCGCCGGCCGCGACCGACCGCTCTACCTCGGACTGGATGAGGACGGCGTGCGGCAACGCACCCGGGAACTGCTTCACGAACGTGCGCCGCACTACGCGCAGGCCACGGTCACCGTGGATGCGGAAGCACCGGTGGAGGAGGTGGTGCGGCGGATCATCATCGCCGTCGGCGCCGCTCAGGAGAGATGA
- a CDS encoding phosphoribosyltransferase has protein sequence MAATTALVLDHDQVRRKLERIAHQLHEEHHRERELVLVGISGRGSKLAERFATLLADIAPFTVDVLELALDKDAPHAHPITLSAPTERLNGRVVVLVDDVLMSGRTLMHAAAHLVQVPVKRLTTVVLVDRRHRTFPIRADIVGLTLSTTLQEHISVELGRRDRVHLS, from the coding sequence ATGGCCGCCACCACCGCGCTCGTCCTCGATCACGACCAGGTCCGGCGCAAGCTGGAACGCATCGCGCATCAGTTGCACGAGGAGCACCACCGCGAGCGGGAACTGGTGCTTGTGGGCATCAGCGGCCGGGGCAGCAAGCTGGCCGAACGCTTCGCCACCCTGCTGGCGGACATCGCCCCCTTCACCGTCGATGTGCTCGAACTGGCCCTCGACAAGGACGCCCCACACGCGCATCCCATCACCCTCTCGGCGCCGACGGAGCGATTGAACGGCCGGGTGGTGGTGCTGGTGGACGATGTGCTCATGAGCGGTCGTACGCTGATGCACGCTGCGGCGCACCTGGTGCAGGTGCCGGTGAAGCGCCTCACCACCGTGGTGCTCGTGGACCGCCGGCATCGCACCTTCCCGATCCGGGCGGACATCGTGGGCCTTACCCTCAGCACCACCCTGCAGGAGCACATCAGCGTGGAGCTGGGCCGTCGCGACCGGGTTCATCTCTCCTGA
- a CDS encoding PKD domain-containing protein → MRRPLLPLAGLVAMIGILRPAAAQTTRILFLGNSYTGVNSLPTLVEQVAVSLGDTVEASSNMPGGYTFEQHAANPTSLALIDAQPWDFVVLQEQSQRPSFPLAQVQVEVFPFAAQLVDAIRANDSCTTPVFYMTWGRQDGDQQNCPNWPPVCTYAGMQALLRERYLQMTTDNAAACAPAGAAWAHVRDQYPGINLYATDGSHPSMAGSYLVACTMYATFFGRSPVGAYHPTTLHPDTAGLLQAVAATVVLDSLATWNIGALDPDPNFTWFDLGAGTIQFSATSPAAMTHLWSFGDGSTGSGSDPDHSYGAPGAYTVWHVVTDACGRTDSASVDLSVGGVSVPELGTTSPRAWCDAEVVHFDATGAGLLRLVHADGRLAGERRISGPGLVHLPMTEARGPILWTFRSEDGGGWRGLLVRP, encoded by the coding sequence ATGCGTCGACCCCTCCTCCCCCTCGCCGGCCTTGTGGCCATGATCGGCATCCTTCGCCCTGCAGCGGCGCAGACCACCCGCATCCTCTTCCTGGGCAACAGCTACACCGGCGTGAACTCCCTGCCCACCCTCGTGGAGCAGGTGGCCGTGAGCCTGGGCGACACCGTCGAGGCCTCGTCCAACATGCCGGGCGGATACACCTTCGAGCAGCACGCCGCCAACCCCACGAGCCTGGCGCTGATCGACGCGCAGCCCTGGGACTTCGTGGTGCTGCAGGAACAAAGCCAGCGGCCCAGTTTCCCGCTGGCCCAGGTGCAGGTGGAGGTCTTCCCCTTCGCGGCCCAACTGGTGGACGCCATCCGCGCGAACGACAGCTGCACCACGCCCGTCTTCTACATGACCTGGGGCCGGCAGGACGGCGACCAGCAGAACTGCCCGAACTGGCCGCCGGTATGCACCTACGCCGGCATGCAGGCCCTGCTGCGGGAACGCTACCTGCAGATGACGACCGACAACGCCGCGGCCTGTGCACCGGCGGGCGCGGCCTGGGCCCACGTCCGTGACCAGTATCCCGGCATCAACCTCTACGCCACCGATGGAAGCCACCCGTCGATGGCCGGCAGCTACCTGGTGGCCTGCACCATGTACGCCACCTTCTTCGGCCGGAGCCCCGTGGGCGCCTACCATCCCACCACCCTCCATCCCGACACCGCCGGCCTGTTGCAGGCGGTCGCTGCGACCGTGGTGCTGGACAGCCTCGCTACCTGGAACATCGGTGCGCTCGATCCGGACCCCAACTTCACGTGGTTCGATCTCGGGGCGGGAACGATCCAGTTCAGTGCCACGTCGCCTGCAGCGATGACGCACCTGTGGTCCTTCGGCGACGGCAGCACCGGTTCAGGGTCCGACCCGGACCATTCGTACGGTGCGCCGGGCGCGTACACCGTGTGGCACGTGGTGACCGACGCGTGCGGCCGCACCGACTCCGCCTCCGTGGATCTTTCCGTGGGCGGGGTGTCCGTGCCCGAGCTGGGCACGACCTCGCCCCGCGCTTGGTGTGATGCCGAAGTCGTTCACTTCGATGCCACGGGGGCCGGCCTCCTGCGCTTGGTGCATGCCGACGGCCGCCTCGCTGGCGAGCGCAGGATCAGCGGCCCGGGGCTGGTGCACCTGCCGATGACGGAGGCCAGAGGGCCGATCCTCTGGACTTTCCGATCCGAGGATGGCGGTGGATGGCGGGGCCTCCTGGTGCGCCCCTGA
- a CDS encoding sulfite exporter TauE/SafE family protein, whose amino-acid sequence MELLWFALLLLLAEVVGTVGGFGSSMLVMPIAGWFMPFTEALGLTAVFHVFSNVAKVILFRSGFSWRVFVPMVLPAVGGVYIGARLTGVADESMLTLLLGVLQVMLSGVFLLFPTARVEPTTRNAALGGGISGLVAGLMGTGGAIFGVTLAAFGPERTAFVCTSAWIDLGVDLTRSLVYVQQGFVDARVWTRRVRGPGARFCSVCRTSGSGRGC is encoded by the coding sequence GTGGAACTGCTGTGGTTCGCGCTGCTGTTGCTGCTGGCCGAGGTGGTGGGCACGGTGGGCGGTTTCGGGTCGAGCATGCTGGTGATGCCGATCGCGGGCTGGTTCATGCCCTTCACCGAGGCCCTTGGGCTCACCGCGGTGTTCCACGTCTTCAGCAACGTGGCGAAGGTGATCCTGTTCCGCAGCGGCTTCTCGTGGCGCGTGTTCGTGCCGATGGTGCTGCCCGCCGTGGGCGGGGTGTACATCGGGGCCCGGCTCACCGGCGTGGCCGATGAGTCGATGCTCACGCTGTTGCTGGGCGTGCTGCAGGTGATGCTCAGCGGGGTGTTCCTGCTCTTCCCCACGGCCCGCGTGGAGCCCACTACGCGCAACGCCGCGCTGGGCGGCGGCATCTCCGGTCTCGTGGCTGGTCTGATGGGCACGGGCGGGGCCATCTTCGGGGTCACCCTGGCGGCGTTCGGTCCGGAGCGCACCGCGTTCGTGTGCACCTCCGCCTGGATCGACCTGGGGGTCGACCTCACGCGATCGCTGGTCTACGTGCAGCAGGGCTTTGTGGACGCGCGGGTGTGGACCAGGCGGGTTCGTGGGCCGGGCGCGCGCTTCTGCAGCGTGTGCCGCACAAGCGGTTCCGGGCGTGGGTGCTGA
- a CDS encoding DUF1801 domain-containing protein, with product MHIDAATCEAYFAALPEERRAALTQVRRLVIRAFPRVTEELRNGLPTYFLDGTAFCALGNQKSFMALYIMHHDLLDAFNKDLKAYDHGRSCIRFRRLEPETNELFDRIIKYTGSRFPDSRLNRPSRAELGTR from the coding sequence ATGCATATCGACGCCGCCACCTGCGAAGCTTACTTCGCCGCCCTGCCCGAGGAGCGACGCGCGGCGTTGACGCAGGTGCGGCGCTTGGTGATCCGGGCGTTCCCGCGGGTGACCGAGGAGCTGCGCAACGGCCTTCCCACCTACTTCCTGGACGGGACGGCGTTCTGCGCGCTGGGCAACCAGAAGAGCTTCATGGCCCTGTACATCATGCACCACGACCTGCTCGATGCCTTCAACAAGGACCTGAAGGCGTACGATCACGGGCGTTCGTGCATCCGGTTCCGACGGCTCGAGCCCGAGACCAACGAGCTGTTCGACCGGATCATCAAATACACGGGGAGCCGCTTTCCGGACAGCCGGTTGAACAGGCCATCGCGCGCCGAGCTGGGTACGCGCTAG
- a CDS encoding methyltransferase domain-containing protein: MDLGRQFWEERYHTGDTGWDLGGPSAPLKAYLEQLEDHDLSILFPGAGRAYEAEHAHRLGFRHVTVIDLTDAPYADLLARCPDFPKDHLLVGDLFRHEGTYDRIIEQTCFCALDPALRPGYVRAMHRMLRPGGKLVGVLFNDPLNTERPPFGGSQAEYEALFRPLFPRARFTPCHNSIAPRSGRELWIDAPRD; the protein is encoded by the coding sequence GTGGATCTGGGCCGCCAATTCTGGGAGGAACGCTATCACACCGGCGACACCGGCTGGGACCTGGGCGGACCCTCCGCACCGCTGAAGGCCTATCTGGAACAGCTCGAAGACCACGATCTGTCCATCCTCTTTCCCGGTGCGGGACGGGCCTATGAGGCCGAGCATGCCCACCGCCTGGGCTTCCGCCACGTGACCGTCATCGACCTCACCGACGCTCCGTACGCCGACCTGCTCGCCCGTTGCCCGGACTTCCCGAAGGACCACCTGCTGGTGGGCGACCTCTTCCGGCACGAAGGCACCTACGACCGCATCATCGAACAGACCTGCTTCTGCGCGCTCGACCCGGCGTTGCGACCGGGCTACGTACGCGCCATGCACCGCATGCTCCGCCCGGGCGGCAAGCTCGTCGGCGTCCTCTTCAACGACCCGTTGAACACCGAACGGCCGCCCTTCGGCGGATCGCAGGCCGAGTACGAGGCGCTGTTCCGTCCGCTCTTCCCCCGTGCGCGCTTCACCCCCTGCCACAACTCCATCGCCCCGCGCAGCGGCCGCGAGCTGTGGATCGATGCGCCGCGTGACTGA
- the rlmD gene encoding 23S rRNA (uracil(1939)-C(5))-methyltransferase RlmD, protein MPRRAARSAEEVPAVPITGWGANGKALARLDGLVVFVAGAVPGDTADLRIHTRKKSYAEATAVRIVSPSADRVPAFCAHFGTCGGCKWQDLAYERQLDFKRQEVIDNLQRLGGLELPEVEPTLPSPAMRGYRNKLEFTASAHRWLTHAELRTLGEIADRNALGFHIPQRFDRVLQVDECHLQPAPSDAVRNLIRAKAADLGISFYNIREHHGGLRTVMVRTTLTGECMVLIAFGEDRPEQRTALLDALVAAFPGLTSVLWTVNTKRNDTLWDLDIHVHAGRDHLVETFDDGDTGRMLRYRIGPKSFFQTNPAQAQAMYALTRELAGLTGTERVYDLYCGAGTISLFVAGHAAQVVGAEIVPEAVEDAWANARLNGITNVHFEAGDLRHLLDTTFVERNGRPDVVITDPPRAGMHEDVVMRLREMAPPRIVYVSCNPATQARDLALLNDLYRVTFVRPVDMFPHTYHVENVVRLDRR, encoded by the coding sequence ATGCCCCGCCGCGCCGCACGATCCGCCGAAGAGGTGCCCGCCGTACCCATCACCGGATGGGGCGCCAACGGCAAGGCCCTGGCGCGCCTGGACGGCCTGGTGGTCTTCGTGGCGGGCGCCGTGCCCGGGGATACGGCCGACCTGCGCATCCACACCCGCAAGAAGTCGTACGCCGAGGCCACGGCCGTGCGCATCGTGTCGCCCAGCGCCGACCGGGTGCCCGCCTTCTGCGCCCACTTCGGCACCTGCGGCGGCTGCAAGTGGCAGGACCTGGCCTACGAGCGGCAGCTCGACTTCAAGCGCCAGGAGGTGATCGACAATCTGCAGCGGCTCGGGGGCCTGGAGCTGCCCGAGGTGGAGCCGACCCTACCCTCGCCCGCCATGCGCGGCTACCGCAACAAGCTCGAGTTCACCGCCAGCGCGCACCGCTGGTTAACCCACGCCGAGCTGCGCACGTTGGGCGAGATCGCCGACCGCAACGCCCTGGGCTTCCACATCCCCCAGCGCTTCGACCGGGTGCTGCAGGTGGACGAATGCCATCTGCAGCCCGCCCCCAGCGATGCGGTGCGCAATCTCATCCGGGCGAAAGCCGCCGACCTGGGCATCTCCTTCTACAACATCCGCGAGCACCACGGCGGGCTGCGCACGGTGATGGTGCGCACCACGCTCACGGGCGAGTGCATGGTGCTGATCGCCTTCGGGGAGGACCGGCCCGAGCAGCGCACCGCGCTGCTGGACGCCCTGGTGGCCGCCTTCCCCGGGCTCACCAGCGTGCTGTGGACGGTGAACACCAAACGCAACGACACCCTGTGGGACCTGGACATCCACGTGCACGCCGGCCGCGACCACCTGGTGGAGACCTTCGATGACGGCGACACCGGGCGCATGCTGCGCTACCGCATCGGGCCCAAGAGCTTCTTCCAGACCAACCCCGCACAGGCCCAGGCCATGTACGCCCTCACGCGCGAGCTCGCCGGGCTCACGGGGACCGAGCGCGTGTACGACCTCTACTGCGGGGCGGGCACCATCAGCCTTTTCGTGGCCGGCCACGCTGCGCAGGTGGTGGGGGCCGAGATCGTGCCCGAGGCCGTGGAGGACGCCTGGGCCAATGCCCGGCTGAACGGCATCACCAACGTGCACTTCGAGGCGGGCGACCTGCGCCATCTGCTGGACACCACCTTCGTGGAACGCAACGGACGCCCCGACGTGGTGATCACCGATCCGCCGCGCGCGGGCATGCACGAGGACGTGGTGATGCGCCTGCGCGAGATGGCGCCGCCCCGCATCGTGTACGTGAGCTGCAACCCCGCCACGCAGGCCCGCGACCTGGCCTTGCTGAACGACCTTTACCGCGTCACCTTCGTGCGTCCGGTGGACATGTTCCCCCACACCTACCACGTGGAGAACGTCGTCCGCCTCGACCGCCGCTAA
- the rocD gene encoding ornithine--oxo-acid transaminase, whose translation MSIHSSIRTRTQQAIELEEHYGAHNYHPLPVVLDSGKGVFVWDVEGKRYYDFLSAYSAVNQGHCHPRLVKVMQEQATRMTLTSRAFYNSVLGEYARTVCTLFGYDRMLPMNTGAEAVETAIKMARKWGYEKKGIPAGQAKVIVCEGNFHGRTITIVSMSTDPDSQGGFGPFTPGFEVIPYDDLPALEKALEDPHVCAFLVEPIQGEKGVYVPADDYIPRAIAACKARNVLFIADEIQTGIARTGRLLASCHHNGCRCTKGLCEAHEGVQRPDVVILAKALSGGMYPVSAVLAGDAVMNVFTPGTHGSTYGGNPMGARLAIEALGIVQDEDLCGNADRLGRLFRAEMQKLVDEYAFVKRVRGRGLLNALVIEPRTAADGTRRTAWELCLLLRDNGLLAKPTHGDIIRFAPPLVITEEQLMECVNIIRTSVRQFA comes from the coding sequence ATGTCGATCCACTCCAGCATCCGCACGCGCACCCAGCAGGCCATCGAGCTCGAAGAGCACTACGGGGCCCACAACTACCATCCCCTCCCGGTGGTGCTCGACAGTGGCAAGGGCGTGTTCGTGTGGGACGTGGAGGGCAAGCGCTACTACGACTTCCTCAGCGCCTACAGCGCCGTCAACCAGGGCCATTGCCACCCGCGCCTGGTGAAGGTGATGCAGGAGCAGGCCACGCGCATGACGCTCACCAGCCGCGCCTTCTACAACAGCGTGCTCGGCGAATACGCCCGCACCGTGTGCACCCTCTTCGGCTACGACCGCATGCTGCCCATGAACACCGGCGCCGAGGCGGTGGAGACGGCGATCAAGATGGCGCGCAAGTGGGGCTACGAGAAGAAGGGGATCCCGGCGGGGCAGGCGAAGGTGATCGTGTGCGAGGGCAACTTCCACGGCCGCACCATCACCATCGTCAGCATGAGCACCGACCCCGACAGCCAGGGCGGCTTCGGGCCCTTCACGCCCGGCTTCGAGGTGATCCCCTACGACGACCTCCCCGCGCTGGAGAAGGCGCTGGAGGACCCGCACGTCTGTGCCTTCCTGGTGGAGCCCATCCAGGGCGAGAAGGGCGTGTACGTGCCGGCCGACGACTACATCCCCCGCGCCATCGCCGCCTGCAAGGCCCGCAACGTGCTCTTCATCGCGGACGAGATCCAGACGGGCATCGCGCGCACCGGCCGCCTGCTGGCCAGCTGCCACCACAACGGCTGCCGTTGCACCAAGGGCCTCTGCGAAGCGCACGAAGGCGTGCAGCGCCCCGACGTGGTGATCCTCGCCAAGGCCCTCAGCGGCGGCATGTACCCGGTGAGCGCCGTGCTGGCCGGCGATGCCGTGATGAACGTCTTCACCCCCGGCACCCACGGCAGCACGTACGGCGGCAACCCCATGGGCGCGCGCCTGGCCATCGAGGCCCTGGGCATCGTGCAGGACGAGGACCTCTGCGGCAACGCCGACCGGCTTGGCCGGCTGTTCCGCGCCGAGATGCAGAAGCTGGTGGACGAGTACGCCTTCGTGAAGCGGGTGCGCGGCCGCGGTCTGCTCAATGCGCTGGTGATCGAGCCCCGCACGGCCGCCGACGGCACGCGCCGCACCGCCTGGGAGCTCTGCCTGCTGCTGCGCGACAACGGTCTGCTCGCCAAGCCCACCCACGGCGACATCATCCGTTTCGCCCCGCCGCTGGTGATCACCGAGGAGCAGCTGATGGAGTGCGTGAACATCATCCGCACCAGCGTGCGGCAGTTCGCCTGA
- a CDS encoding DNA cytosine methyltransferase → MEDHKLTQDLRRFSHVSRQASPNVQRRIEALKVGQKMQDLPEELWHASFRYYVKEDPNRKGGPNLRMIRLDPEQPSLTVTGFIFNKFVHPSEDRFITAREAARLQGFPDWYMFTGPLTSVQRQIGNAVPVQMARAIGSAILRKEREVHPTGDRTLRVLSLFSGAGGLDLGFFANRCYGIDFEIDSCVEFDRDSCETLRYNFGAEAHNVIEGDIRSVRVPDLLRGRSKTGFDVVIGGPPCQSFSQAGKQKGINDDRGQLIEEYIRMVRESNPRYFVFENVSNLKSIGRGDLLRSILSDLRTLGYNCEVGVLSASDYGAPQKRRRLVILGSRKDLGTLSIPSPTHGIGPDLQPFTTVEDAFNGLPQLMAAKPKEQQASNTKAKYRDALKNMQIRLDLAECWA, encoded by the coding sequence ATGGAAGACCACAAACTCACCCAGGATCTACGCCGCTTCTCTCATGTATCGAGACAGGCGAGTCCTAATGTCCAAAGACGAATCGAAGCTCTGAAAGTCGGACAGAAGATGCAAGATCTGCCGGAAGAGCTTTGGCACGCCAGCTTTCGGTACTATGTAAAGGAAGACCCGAACAGAAAAGGTGGTCCCAACTTGCGAATGATCCGCCTTGACCCAGAGCAACCGTCATTGACCGTGACGGGCTTTATCTTCAACAAGTTCGTGCATCCTTCTGAGGACCGCTTCATTACGGCACGCGAGGCGGCTCGCCTCCAAGGTTTCCCTGACTGGTACATGTTTACCGGTCCTTTGACAAGTGTTCAGCGTCAAATCGGGAACGCAGTTCCGGTTCAGATGGCTCGTGCAATTGGCAGTGCTATTCTTCGTAAAGAGCGTGAAGTTCATCCAACAGGGGATAGAACGCTTCGTGTACTCTCCCTCTTCTCAGGTGCAGGAGGTCTGGACCTTGGCTTCTTCGCGAACAGGTGCTACGGAATTGATTTCGAGATAGACAGTTGCGTAGAGTTCGACCGCGATAGCTGTGAAACACTCCGCTACAATTTTGGGGCTGAGGCTCACAACGTAATCGAGGGTGATATCCGCTCTGTCAGGGTGCCTGACCTATTGCGTGGTCGCTCAAAGACTGGGTTCGATGTAGTAATCGGAGGACCGCCGTGCCAGTCGTTTTCTCAAGCCGGTAAGCAAAAAGGCATCAACGACGATCGCGGACAACTCATCGAAGAGTATATACGCATGGTGCGCGAATCCAATCCTCGATATTTCGTTTTCGAGAATGTCTCTAACCTGAAGTCCATTGGCCGTGGTGACCTGTTGCGCAGTATCCTTAGCGACCTACGAACTTTAGGATACAATTGTGAAGTTGGGGTTCTCAGCGCCTCGGATTACGGAGCGCCACAGAAGCGGAGGCGCTTGGTGATTCTCGGCAGCCGCAAAGACCTTGGTACACTCTCCATTCCCTCACCAACACATGGCATAGGTCCAGACTTGCAACCCTTCACAACAGTTGAAGATGCCTTCAATGGCTTGCCACAGCTAATGGCGGCCAAGCCCAAGGAACAACAGGCGAGCAACACGAAGGCCAAGTATCGCGACGCTTTGAAGAATATGCAGATCCGCCTGGACTTGGCCGAGTGCTGGGCATAG
- a CDS encoding tyrosine-type recombinase/integrase produces MDEKAIDRAVQLEHLVHHARRCIALHFPYDAELIAAAKHAGARWSRTHRCWYTPNAPEHIQAIFTAFKGRAWVDMNGLRKNTGTDAPARSATPPAASARVAHGAKPPATAPATARPTPPAPVLSNVQADVLATMRRKLEIGRYSPRTIETYLNAVKQLFLRFAQKHPNDIRTEDIEAFQHHLATSGKSNSYLNQVVNAVRYYYKDVLGDVTRVKSIERPRKERQLPSVLSEEEVATLLRAPTNLKHRCMLMLIYSAGLRLGELLNLELTDIHRDRKQVLIRGGKGNKDRVSLLSPKLLNMLDEYIVEHRPKRHLFVGQTGGRYSETSVQAVFHDAKAKAGITKPASVHSLRHSFATHLLEKGTDLRYIQALLGHSSSRTTEIYTHVSTKALGKIRSPLDDLDL; encoded by the coding sequence ATGGACGAAAAGGCCATCGATCGCGCGGTGCAGCTGGAGCACCTGGTGCATCACGCCCGGCGCTGCATCGCGCTGCACTTCCCCTACGACGCCGAACTGATCGCCGCCGCCAAGCACGCCGGCGCCCGATGGAGCAGGACCCACCGCTGCTGGTACACGCCCAACGCGCCGGAGCATATCCAGGCCATCTTCACGGCGTTCAAGGGCCGGGCCTGGGTGGACATGAACGGCTTGCGGAAGAACACCGGAACCGACGCACCCGCCCGATCGGCGACCCCGCCTGCAGCAAGCGCCCGGGTGGCCCATGGAGCGAAGCCCCCGGCCACCGCACCGGCCACAGCACGGCCAACGCCCCCAGCGCCCGTTCTGTCCAACGTTCAGGCGGATGTGCTGGCCACCATGCGGCGCAAACTGGAGATCGGACGATACAGCCCGCGGACCATTGAGACCTACCTCAACGCGGTGAAGCAACTCTTCCTCCGGTTCGCACAGAAACACCCGAACGACATCCGCACCGAGGACATTGAGGCCTTCCAACATCACCTGGCCACATCCGGCAAGAGCAATAGCTACCTGAACCAGGTAGTGAACGCGGTACGGTACTACTACAAAGATGTACTGGGCGATGTCACACGGGTGAAGTCCATCGAGCGGCCGCGGAAGGAGCGGCAACTGCCCTCTGTGCTCAGCGAGGAAGAGGTGGCCACCCTGCTCAGAGCGCCCACCAATCTCAAGCACCGATGCATGCTCATGCTCATCTACTCCGCCGGGCTGCGGCTGGGCGAACTGTTGAACCTGGAACTCACTGACATCCACCGGGACCGGAAGCAGGTGCTGATCCGAGGGGGCAAGGGCAACAAGGACCGTGTTTCGCTCCTCAGCCCCAAGCTCCTCAACATGCTGGACGAGTACATCGTGGAGCATCGGCCCAAGCGACACCTGTTCGTGGGCCAGACCGGCGGCCGGTACTCCGAGACCAGCGTACAAGCTGTGTTCCACGACGCCAAAGCCAAGGCGGGCATCACCAAACCGGCATCCGTTCATTCCCTCCGGCACAGCTTCGCCACCCACCTTTTGGAGAAAGGCACCGACCTGCGCTACATTCAGGCCCTGTTAGGGCACAGCTCAAGTAGAACCACCGAGATCTACACCCATGTCAGCACCAAGGCCCTCGGCAAGATCCGCAGCCCACTGGACGACCTCGACCTCTGA